In Vibrio sp. FE10, the following are encoded in one genomic region:
- the rpoS gene encoding RNA polymerase sigma factor RpoS, which yields MSISNAVTKEEFDLNQATTEPEALGKAKRTVKKKAETKEETEVTSKSLDATQLYLGEIGFSPLLTAEEEVLYARRALRGDEAARKRMIESNLRLVVKISRRYSNRGLALLDLIEEGNLGLIRAVEKFDPERGFRFSTYATWWIRQTIERALMNQTRTIRLPIHVVKELNIYLRTARELSQKLDHEPTAEEIASKLDKPVGDVSKMLRLNERVSSVDTPIGGDGEKALLDIIPDINNSDPEVSTQDSDIKNSLIFWLDELNPKQKEVLARRFGLLGYEPSTLEEVGREISLTRERVRQIQVEGLRRLREILIKQGLNMENLFNVEND from the coding sequence ATGAGTATAAGCAATGCAGTAACCAAAGAAGAGTTCGATCTTAACCAAGCAACCACGGAACCGGAAGCTCTTGGAAAAGCAAAACGAACAGTCAAAAAGAAAGCCGAAACGAAAGAAGAGACTGAAGTTACATCTAAGAGTTTAGATGCTACTCAACTCTACTTAGGCGAAATCGGTTTCTCACCACTATTAACCGCTGAAGAAGAAGTGCTTTATGCACGTCGAGCTCTACGCGGTGATGAAGCAGCACGCAAACGCATGATCGAAAGTAACCTGCGTTTGGTGGTAAAAATTTCTCGTCGTTATAGCAACCGTGGTCTTGCACTTCTCGATCTTATTGAAGAAGGCAACCTAGGTTTGATTCGCGCCGTAGAGAAGTTTGACCCAGAGCGTGGCTTCCGCTTCTCAACTTACGCGACATGGTGGATTCGTCAAACCATTGAACGTGCACTAATGAATCAGACTCGCACTATCCGTTTGCCAATTCATGTTGTGAAAGAGCTGAACATCTACCTGCGTACTGCGCGAGAGCTATCACAAAAACTTGACCACGAACCAACGGCTGAAGAGATCGCTTCTAAGCTAGATAAACCAGTTGGTGATGTGAGTAAGATGCTTCGTCTAAACGAAAGAGTGAGCTCCGTTGATACGCCGATTGGTGGTGATGGTGAGAAAGCGCTACTGGATATTATTCCGGACATCAACAATTCAGATCCAGAGGTTTCAACTCAAGATAGCGATATCAAGAACTCGTTGATTTTCTGGCTTGATGAGCTGAATCCTAAGCAGAAAGAGGTGCTTGCGCGTCGCTTTGGATTACTTGGCTACGAACCGTCAACATTAGAAGAAGTAGGCCGTGAAATCAGCCTGACTCGTGAACGTGTTCGTCAAATCCAAGTTGAAGGTCTTCGTCGTCTACGTGAGATTCTAATCAAGCAAGGCTTGAACATGGAAAATCTGTTCAACGTAGAAAACGACTAA
- the ftsB gene encoding cell division protein FtsB: MRIFALVLLIVFGWLQHTLWLGKNGISDYYGVNNEIQVQQQVNEKLHLRNAEMFAEIDDLRQGLDAIEERARHELGMVKEGETFYRIIGEESH, encoded by the coding sequence ATGCGAATTTTTGCTTTAGTACTGCTCATAGTGTTTGGCTGGCTACAACACACACTGTGGCTCGGTAAAAATGGTATTTCTGATTACTACGGTGTGAACAACGAAATCCAAGTTCAGCAGCAAGTAAATGAAAAACTTCATCTGCGTAATGCTGAGATGTTTGCGGAAATCGACGATCTACGCCAAGGCTTAGACGCGATAGAAGAGCGCGCACGTCATGAGCTTGGAATGGTGAAAGAAGGCGAAACGTTTTATCGTATTATTGGTGAGGAATCTCATTAA
- a CDS encoding protein-L-isoaspartate(D-aspartate) O-methyltransferase yields the protein MSNPQAERLITFLIENGIQDQKVLDAIYQLPRESFLSQAMYHQAYDNNALPIGQGQTISQPYIVAKMTELLELQQNSRVLEIGTGSGYQTAVLAQLVDHVYSVERIKSLQWDAKRRLKQLDFYNISTKHGDGWQGWAAKAPFDAIIVTAAAESIPQALLQQLKDGGRLLIPVGDDEQQLLKIVRHGDEFLSSVIEMVRFVPLVPGELA from the coding sequence GTGAGTAATCCTCAAGCAGAGCGCTTAATTACTTTTCTGATTGAAAATGGTATTCAGGATCAAAAGGTTCTTGATGCTATTTATCAACTGCCGAGAGAGAGCTTTTTATCACAGGCGATGTATCATCAAGCCTATGATAATAATGCGCTTCCTATCGGACAGGGCCAGACGATTTCTCAGCCGTACATTGTCGCTAAGATGACAGAGTTGCTAGAATTACAGCAAAATAGCCGTGTTTTAGAAATCGGTACGGGTTCTGGCTATCAAACGGCCGTCTTGGCTCAACTGGTTGATCATGTGTATTCGGTTGAAAGAATTAAATCATTGCAATGGGATGCTAAGCGTCGTCTCAAACAGCTCGATTTCTACAACATATCAACCAAACATGGTGATGGTTGGCAAGGCTGGGCTGCAAAGGCGCCTTTTGATGCCATTATTGTAACAGCAGCAGCGGAGTCGATCCCTCAAGCACTCCTACAGCAGCTGAAAGATGGTGGTCGCTTGTTGATTCCTGTTGGTGATGATGAACAACAGTTGCTGAAAATCGTTCGCCATGGTGATGAGTTCTTATCCAGCGTGATTGAAATGGTAAGGTTTGTACCTCTTGTTCCTGGTGAGCTAGCTTAA
- the nlpD gene encoding murein hydrolase activator NlpD produces the protein MRSKVFKGSTLLLSCALVGCAANSPAPVSSLNKNYSSIDRGSYRGSYYEVKKGDTLYFIAYVTNKDVKDLVSYNNLAAPYTIHPGQKLKLWRPSYSAPAYGKSTVVAAAVVAPAAAATTASASSKPKTTSAKSKNSNSKPAQTSAKPVKKDPPKKVEQSKSKEYVGSKGKQNVTPSTKPTSDKVSKWLWPTKGRVIKNFSVGEQGNKGIDIAGQRGQPIVSTAGGTVVYSGNALRGYGNLVIVKHNDNYLSAYAHNDRLLVSEGQSVKPGQKIATMGSSGASSVRLHFEIRYQGKSVNPKRYLP, from the coding sequence ATGCGTTCGAAGGTTTTTAAAGGAAGTACTTTGTTACTTAGCTGTGCACTTGTTGGGTGTGCGGCTAACTCGCCTGCGCCAGTTTCTAGCCTAAACAAAAATTACTCATCGATCGATCGTGGTAGTTATCGTGGCAGTTACTATGAAGTCAAAAAAGGCGATACCCTTTATTTCATTGCTTATGTCACCAATAAAGACGTCAAAGACCTTGTGAGTTATAACAACCTCGCAGCACCTTACACTATTCATCCCGGACAGAAGCTTAAGTTATGGCGTCCTAGCTATAGCGCGCCAGCGTATGGTAAATCAACGGTCGTTGCGGCTGCTGTGGTAGCTCCTGCAGCCGCGGCCACGACAGCGTCTGCGAGCAGTAAGCCAAAAACCACGTCAGCAAAGAGTAAAAACTCTAATTCCAAGCCTGCGCAAACTTCCGCCAAACCGGTGAAAAAAGATCCACCAAAGAAGGTTGAACAATCCAAATCAAAGGAGTATGTTGGGTCTAAAGGTAAACAGAATGTTACACCGTCCACCAAACCAACAAGTGATAAAGTATCCAAATGGTTATGGCCAACTAAAGGGAGAGTAATAAAGAATTTCTCTGTAGGCGAACAAGGAAATAAAGGCATAGACATAGCAGGACAGCGAGGTCAGCCAATAGTATCTACTGCAGGGGGAACGGTTGTTTATTCGGGTAATGCACTACGTGGCTACGGCAATCTAGTGATTGTGAAGCACAATGATAATTACTTAAGTGCATACGCGCATAACGACCGACTATTAGTATCTGAAGGGCAAAGTGTGAAACCAGGGCAGAAGATTGCAACAATGGGAAGCTCTGGAGCCAGCAGTGTTAGGCTGCACTTTGAGATTCGTTACCAAGGTAAATCCGTAAATCCAAAACGATATTTACCTTAA
- the surE gene encoding 5'/3'-nucleotidase SurE → MKILLSNDDGVHAQGIHELANELRDLAEIIIVAPDRNRSGASNSLTLEQPLRVQEITENTYSVQGTPTDCVHFALNELLKNDMPDLVLTGINHGANLGDDVLYSGTVAAAMEGHFLGVQSVAFSLVGKKHFKTAAAIARRIVEQHLVNPIPTNRLLNVNIPDLALEQLSGTQVTRLGARHHAEDMIKQKDPRGHDIYWLGPPGKEQDAGEGTDFYAIEHGFVSVTPLQVDLTAHESLGAMTTWLGEK, encoded by the coding sequence ATGAAGATTTTACTCAGCAACGATGATGGTGTGCACGCTCAAGGTATTCATGAGCTGGCCAATGAATTACGTGATCTTGCTGAAATTATCATTGTTGCACCTGACCGTAATCGCTCGGGCGCTTCAAATTCATTAACTTTAGAACAGCCTTTACGTGTTCAAGAAATTACCGAAAATACATATTCGGTACAAGGAACACCGACCGACTGTGTACATTTTGCGTTAAATGAACTGCTAAAGAATGATATGCCCGATCTGGTATTAACGGGTATTAATCATGGTGCTAACTTGGGTGACGATGTGCTTTATTCAGGTACAGTGGCAGCCGCAATGGAAGGGCACTTTTTAGGCGTTCAATCGGTGGCGTTTTCTCTGGTGGGTAAAAAACATTTTAAGACAGCGGCGGCTATTGCTCGCCGTATCGTCGAACAACATTTAGTAAACCCAATCCCAACCAATCGCCTGTTAAACGTTAATATCCCTGATTTAGCTTTAGAGCAATTGTCTGGCACTCAGGTGACACGCCTAGGTGCTCGTCATCATGCTGAAGATATGATTAAGCAAAAAGATCCACGCGGTCATGATATCTATTGGCTTGGCCCTCCAGGTAAAGAGCAAGACGCGGGTGAAGGCACCGATTTTTACGCTATCGAGCATGGCTTTGTGTCAGTAACACCGTTACAAGTTGACCTGACAGCGCATGAGTCGCTAGGTGCGATGACAACATGGTTAGGGGAGAAGTAA
- the pncC gene encoding nicotinamide-nucleotide amidase, whose product MQTTQALSEKLGHLLAKHKHVLVTAESCTGGGVASAVTDIAGSSAWFDRAFVTYSNEAKQEMIGVQLETLVEFGAVSEPVVIEMAHGALQHSNGTISVSISGIAGPGGGTEEKPVGTVCFAWKAANGWNKVATHVFTGDRSQVRQQATHHALQVIYDYLSMEDK is encoded by the coding sequence ATGCAGACGACTCAAGCTCTTAGTGAAAAACTCGGACACTTACTTGCGAAACATAAACATGTATTAGTGACGGCTGAATCTTGCACTGGCGGTGGCGTTGCTAGCGCGGTAACCGATATTGCTGGTAGCTCGGCTTGGTTTGACCGTGCTTTCGTGACCTACAGTAATGAAGCGAAACAAGAGATGATTGGTGTTCAGCTTGAAACCTTAGTTGAGTTTGGTGCCGTGAGTGAGCCGGTGGTTATAGAAATGGCTCACGGGGCGCTGCAACATTCAAACGGCACTATTTCTGTATCGATCAGCGGCATTGCTGGCCCTGGCGGCGGCACAGAAGAGAAGCCCGTTGGTACAGTCTGTTTTGCTTGGAAGGCTGCAAATGGATGGAACAAAGTAGCAACGCATGTTTTTACAGGCGATAGATCACAAGTACGCCAACAAGCCACGCACCATGCCCTGCAAGTTATTTATGATTACCTATCAATGGAAGACAAATAA
- the ispF gene encoding 2-C-methyl-D-erythritol 2,4-cyclodiphosphate synthase, translated as MIRIGHGFDVHKFGGEGPVIIGGVSVPYEQGLIAHSDGDVALHALCDALLGSIAAGDIGRHFPDTDDEWKGADSRELLKDVYRRVKEQGYVIGNADITIMAQAPKMAPHIDSMCQAIAQDLETSISNVNVKATTTERLGFTGRKEGIACEAVVLITKSA; from the coding sequence ATGATTCGTATTGGCCATGGCTTTGATGTACACAAATTTGGTGGTGAAGGCCCGGTAATTATTGGTGGCGTGAGCGTCCCTTATGAACAGGGTCTTATCGCACACTCAGACGGTGATGTTGCCCTGCACGCATTATGCGATGCTTTACTGGGTTCGATTGCAGCCGGTGATATTGGTCGTCATTTCCCTGATACGGATGATGAATGGAAAGGCGCAGATAGCCGCGAATTACTTAAAGATGTTTACCGTCGAGTAAAAGAGCAAGGTTATGTGATTGGTAATGCGGATATTACTATCATGGCGCAAGCTCCAAAGATGGCTCCTCATATAGACTCTATGTGCCAAGCCATTGCTCAAGATTTAGAAACAAGCATTAGCAATGTGAATGTAAAAGCCACGACTACCGAGCGTTTAGGTTTTACAGGTCGCAAAGAGGGCATCGCATGTGAAGCGGTGGTCCTAATTACTAAAAGTGCGTAA
- the recA gene encoding recombinase RecA yields the protein MDENKQKALAAALGQIEKQFGKGSIMRLGDNRTMDVETISTGSLSLDIALGAGGLPMGRIVEVYGPESSGKTTLTLELIAAAQKVGKTCAFVDAEHALDPIYAQKLGVDIDALLVSQPDTGEQALEICDALARSGAIDVLVIDSVAALTPKAEIEGEMGDSHMGLQARMLSQAMRKLTGNLKQSNCMAIFINQIRMKIGVMFGNPETTTGGNALKFYASVRLDIRRTGAIKDGDEVVGNETRIKVVKNKIAAPFKQAETQILYGKGFNREGELIDLGVKNKLVEKAGAWYSYKGDKIGQGKSNSCKHLRENPEIALELDTKLRELLLTPAVLEEKGAEKEEENEEL from the coding sequence ATGGACGAGAATAAACAAAAAGCGTTAGCCGCAGCCCTTGGTCAGATTGAAAAGCAATTTGGTAAAGGTTCGATCATGCGTCTTGGTGATAACCGTACAATGGACGTAGAAACTATTTCTACAGGTTCTCTATCTCTAGATATCGCACTGGGTGCTGGTGGCCTACCGATGGGACGTATCGTTGAAGTTTACGGTCCAGAATCATCAGGTAAAACAACGCTAACGCTTGAGCTTATTGCTGCAGCGCAGAAAGTAGGCAAAACGTGTGCATTCGTTGATGCGGAACACGCACTTGACCCTATCTACGCTCAAAAGCTTGGTGTTGATATCGATGCTTTGCTTGTATCTCAACCAGATACGGGGGAACAAGCTCTAGAAATCTGTGATGCATTGGCTCGTTCAGGTGCTATTGATGTTCTTGTTATTGACTCGGTTGCTGCACTAACACCTAAAGCTGAGATCGAAGGCGAAATGGGCGATAGCCACATGGGTCTTCAAGCACGTATGCTTTCTCAAGCAATGCGTAAGCTAACAGGTAACCTTAAGCAGTCTAACTGTATGGCTATCTTCATTAACCAAATCCGTATGAAGATTGGTGTAATGTTTGGTAACCCAGAAACAACAACAGGTGGTAATGCACTTAAGTTCTACGCATCTGTTCGTCTTGATATCCGCCGTACTGGTGCAATCAAAGATGGTGATGAAGTTGTTGGTAACGAGACTCGTATCAAGGTTGTTAAGAACAAGATTGCTGCACCATTCAAACAAGCTGAAACTCAAATCCTTTACGGTAAAGGCTTCAACCGCGAAGGTGAGCTTATCGATTTAGGTGTTAAGAATAAGCTAGTAGAGAAAGCGGGCGCTTGGTACAGCTACAAAGGCGACAAGATCGGCCAAGGTAAATCGAACTCTTGTAAGCACCTACGTGAAAACCCAGAGATCGCTCTGGAACTTGACACTAAGCTTCGTGAATTGCTACTGACTCCTGCTGTTCTTGAAGAGAAAGGCGCAGAGAAAGAAGAAGAAAACGAAGAGCTATAA
- the ispD gene encoding 2-C-methyl-D-erythritol 4-phosphate cytidylyltransferase: MSNQLQSVIAVVPAAGVGSRMKADRPKQYLQIHGKTILEHTVEKLLSHPQVSKIVVAVSDDDPYYPELPLNLNPQVIRVSGGTERADSVLSALDYIAQQQLSDWVMVHDAARPCIQLSDIDKLISGAMTHDVGAILAAPVRDTMKRGAQGQIEHTVDRVDLWHALTPQMFRSKPLRKVLSEALQQGVSITDEASAFEWKGLSPALIAGRSDNFKITQPEDLALAEFYLSQNKE, translated from the coding sequence ATGTCGAACCAACTTCAAAGCGTTATTGCTGTGGTCCCCGCTGCGGGCGTCGGCAGCCGAATGAAGGCAGACCGTCCCAAGCAATATCTTCAAATTCACGGTAAAACGATTTTAGAGCACACCGTTGAGAAACTGTTGTCTCATCCTCAAGTGTCTAAAATCGTGGTAGCGGTCAGCGACGATGACCCTTATTACCCTGAATTACCGCTTAACCTTAATCCACAGGTGATCAGAGTTTCCGGTGGAACGGAAAGAGCCGACTCGGTACTTTCTGCTTTGGATTATATTGCTCAACAGCAACTCAGTGATTGGGTGATGGTGCATGATGCCGCTAGGCCTTGTATCCAATTGAGCGACATCGACAAACTGATCTCTGGTGCTATGACCCATGATGTTGGTGCGATTTTAGCTGCGCCTGTTCGCGATACAATGAAACGTGGTGCGCAAGGACAAATTGAACACACGGTCGATCGCGTCGATCTCTGGCATGCGCTTACCCCTCAGATGTTCCGATCTAAGCCTTTACGGAAGGTCTTGAGTGAAGCTTTGCAACAAGGTGTTTCAATTACCGATGAAGCGTCTGCGTTTGAGTGGAAAGGTTTATCACCAGCACTGATTGCTGGGCGTTCAGATAATTTTAAGATTACTCAGCCTGAAGATTTGGCTTTGGCTGAGTTCTATTTAAGTCAGAATAAGGAATAA
- the truD gene encoding tRNA pseudouridine(13) synthase TruD → MSDILSSLAYLNGKPTAKAKLKAKAEHFVVNEDLGFEFTGEGEHLMVRIRKTGENTSFVANELAKACGVKSKDVSWAGLKDRHAVTEQWLSVHLPKGEPDFSAFLAQYPSIEILATARHNKKLRPGDLVGNQFELTLSEVTDCDDVVKRLEKVAQVGVPNYFGAQRFGNEGNNLSEARRWGRENVRTRNQNKRSLYLSAARSWIYNLILSERIEQDAFASALVGDIVVKDGAQLAVTADNIETVNQDVANDSAFITVALAGDNALPTTDESQALEQKHLDAEPDLMALICGNRMRHDRREASLKPMGLAWEVNEDNVTLKFSLDAGCFATAIVRELVEEVHVERSYEQ, encoded by the coding sequence ATGTCAGATATTTTATCTTCATTGGCTTACCTAAACGGTAAACCAACTGCGAAAGCAAAACTAAAAGCAAAAGCCGAACACTTTGTCGTTAATGAAGACTTGGGTTTTGAGTTTACTGGTGAAGGCGAGCACCTAATGGTGCGTATTCGTAAAACTGGTGAGAACACGAGCTTCGTAGCAAACGAGCTGGCTAAAGCGTGTGGTGTTAAGTCGAAAGACGTGAGCTGGGCTGGTTTGAAAGACCGTCATGCTGTGACAGAACAGTGGTTGAGCGTGCATCTACCAAAAGGTGAACCTGATTTTTCTGCTTTTCTTGCACAATACCCAAGCATTGAGATCTTGGCGACAGCACGTCACAACAAAAAGTTACGTCCAGGCGATTTAGTTGGCAACCAATTCGAGCTAACTTTGTCTGAAGTAACGGACTGTGATGATGTGGTAAAACGTTTAGAAAAAGTCGCTCAAGTCGGCGTGCCAAATTACTTCGGTGCTCAGCGCTTCGGTAATGAAGGTAACAACTTATCTGAAGCTCGTCGTTGGGGTCGTGAAAACGTTCGTACGCGTAATCAAAATAAGCGCAGCTTGTATCTATCTGCCGCTCGTTCTTGGATCTACAACTTAATCCTTTCTGAGCGTATTGAGCAAGATGCGTTTGCGTCGGCATTGGTTGGCGATATCGTTGTTAAAGACGGCGCGCAATTAGCTGTGACGGCAGACAATATCGAAACGGTAAATCAAGATGTCGCGAACGACTCTGCGTTTATTACCGTTGCTTTGGCCGGAGATAATGCGTTACCGACGACCGATGAATCTCAAGCTCTAGAGCAGAAACATCTTGATGCTGAACCAGACCTAATGGCTCTTATTTGTGGCAACCGTATGCGCCATGATCGCCGTGAAGCTTCGTTGAAGCCGATGGGTTTAGCCTGGGAAGTGAACGAAGACAATGTCACTCTTAAGTTCTCTCTTGATGCGGGTTGTTTCGCAACCGCTATTGTTCGTGAATTGGTTGAAGAAGTTCACGTAGAGAGAAGCTACGAGCAATAA
- the mutS gene encoding DNA mismatch repair protein MutS, protein MKADQKHTPMMQQYLKLKAENPEILLFYRMGDFYELFYDDAKKASQLLDISLTKRGSSNGEPIPMAGVPYHAVEGYLAKLVQLGESVAICEQIGNPATSKGPVDRAVVRIVTPGTVTDEALLSERIDNLIASIYHHNGKFGYATLDITSGRFQLCEPETEEAMAAELQRTSPRELLFPEDFEPVNLMASRNGNRRRPVWEFELDTAKQQLNQQFGTRDLVGFGVESAKLGLCAAGCLIQYVKDTQRTALPHIRSLTMDKQDHSVILDAATRRNLEITQNLSGGTDNTLAEVLDHTATAMGSRMLKRWLHQPMRNISALDQRLDAIGEMKELALFTELQPTLKQIGDIERILARLALRSARPRDMARLRQAMEYLPELAETLTQLKHPYLTQLAQYASPVDEVSELLERAIKENPPVVIRDGGVIAEGYNAELDEWRDLAAGATEFLDKLEQEERERHGIDTLKVGYNNVHGFFIQVSRGQSHLVPPHYVRRQTLKNAERYIIPELKEHEDKVLSSKSKALAIEKKLWEELFDLLLPYLERLQNIASSVSQLDVLQNLAERADTLDYCRPTMTESAGVHIQAGRHPVVEQVMDEPFIANPIDLNDQRKMLIITGPNMGGKSTYMRQTALIALMAHIGCYVPAESATIGSIDRIFTRIGASDDLASGRSTFMVEMTETANILHNATPNSLVLMDEIGRGTSTYDGLSLAWASAEWLANQINAMTLFATHYFELTELPNQIPTLANVHLDAVEHGDSIAFMHAVQEGAASKSYGLAVAGLAGVPKAVIKNARAKLTQLEALSIDSPTSKPSGVDIANQLSLIPEPSEVEQALANVDPDDLTPRQALEELYRLKKLL, encoded by the coding sequence GTGAAAGCCGATCAAAAACATACTCCTATGATGCAGCAGTACCTAAAACTAAAAGCAGAAAATCCAGAAATTTTGCTGTTCTACCGCATGGGAGATTTCTACGAGCTTTTCTACGATGATGCTAAAAAGGCCTCTCAACTCCTCGATATTTCGCTAACCAAGCGTGGCTCTTCAAACGGTGAGCCTATTCCTATGGCTGGCGTTCCATACCACGCCGTTGAAGGTTACCTGGCGAAGTTAGTGCAGTTGGGCGAGTCCGTAGCGATTTGTGAGCAGATTGGTAATCCAGCAACTTCAAAGGGCCCGGTTGATCGCGCTGTCGTAAGAATAGTGACACCGGGAACTGTAACGGATGAAGCATTGCTTTCTGAGCGTATTGATAACTTAATTGCCTCCATTTACCACCACAATGGTAAATTTGGCTACGCGACGCTTGATATTACTTCTGGCCGATTCCAGCTATGTGAGCCGGAAACCGAAGAAGCGATGGCGGCAGAGCTACAAAGAACATCACCACGTGAACTGCTATTCCCTGAAGATTTCGAACCCGTAAATTTGATGGCAAGTCGTAATGGCAATCGCCGTCGTCCGGTATGGGAATTTGAATTAGATACCGCCAAGCAACAACTCAATCAACAATTTGGTACTCGTGATCTCGTTGGTTTTGGCGTTGAAAGCGCAAAACTAGGTTTATGCGCTGCGGGCTGTTTGATTCAATATGTAAAAGACACGCAACGTACTGCTCTTCCACATATCCGTTCACTTACAATGGATAAGCAAGATCACTCAGTGATCCTTGATGCGGCTACTCGCCGTAATTTGGAGATTACCCAAAATCTTAGTGGCGGCACAGACAACACCCTAGCCGAAGTACTTGATCACACTGCGACTGCTATGGGTAGCCGCATGCTTAAGCGTTGGTTGCATCAACCCATGCGTAATATTTCAGCTCTTGATCAACGCTTAGATGCGATTGGTGAAATGAAAGAGTTGGCTCTGTTTACTGAGTTACAACCAACGCTGAAACAGATCGGTGATATCGAGCGTATTCTTGCGCGTCTTGCCCTTCGTTCTGCTCGTCCACGTGATATGGCTCGACTTCGCCAAGCAATGGAATACCTACCAGAGCTTGCAGAAACGCTGACGCAACTTAAGCACCCATACCTGACTCAGCTTGCTCAGTATGCATCTCCTGTGGATGAAGTATCAGAGCTGCTTGAGCGTGCTATCAAAGAAAACCCACCGGTGGTGATCCGCGATGGCGGTGTGATAGCTGAAGGCTACAACGCAGAACTCGACGAATGGCGCGACCTTGCAGCGGGTGCAACCGAGTTTTTGGATAAGCTTGAGCAAGAAGAGCGTGAACGTCACGGTATCGACACGCTTAAAGTTGGCTACAACAACGTACACGGTTTCTTCATTCAAGTTAGCCGCGGACAAAGCCATCTTGTGCCACCACACTATGTTCGCCGTCAAACACTGAAAAATGCAGAACGCTACATAATTCCTGAGCTGAAAGAGCACGAAGACAAAGTTCTCAGCTCTAAATCGAAAGCTCTAGCTATCGAGAAGAAGTTATGGGAAGAGCTGTTTGATTTGTTACTGCCTTATCTAGAGCGACTACAAAACATTGCTTCTTCAGTGTCTCAACTGGATGTTCTACAAAACTTAGCTGAGCGTGCAGACACCCTTGATTACTGTCGTCCAACCATGACAGAGTCTGCTGGTGTACACATTCAGGCGGGCCGTCACCCTGTTGTTGAACAAGTGATGGACGAACCGTTTATTGCGAACCCTATCGACCTCAATGATCAACGTAAGATGCTGATCATCACGGGTCCAAACATGGGTGGTAAGTCGACCTACATGCGTCAGACCGCACTCATTGCGCTGATGGCTCACATCGGTTGTTATGTTCCAGCAGAAAGCGCAACGATTGGTTCTATCGACCGTATCTTTACGCGTATTGGCGCATCCGATGATTTGGCTTCGGGTCGTTCAACCTTCATGGTTGAGATGACAGAAACCGCGAATATTCTGCACAACGCAACACCAAATAGCCTTGTGTTAATGGATGAAATCGGTCGTGGTACCAGTACTTACGATGGTCTATCTCTAGCTTGGGCAAGTGCTGAATGGCTAGCCAATCAAATCAATGCGATGACACTATTTGCAACGCACTACTTTGAGCTAACTGAGCTACCTAACCAAATTCCAACCTTAGCGAACGTACACTTAGATGCGGTTGAACACGGTGACAGCATTGCCTTTATGCATGCGGTTCAAGAAGGTGCAGCAAGTAAATCTTACGGCCTTGCGGTTGCTGGATTAGCTGGTGTACCTAAAGCGGTGATCAAAAACGCACGTGCGAAGCTGACTCAGCTAGAGGCATTGAGTATCGACTCTCCGACATCAAAGCCAAGTGGCGTTGATATCGCGAACCAACTGAGCCTGATACCTGAACCAAGCGAAGTAGAACAAGCACTTGCGAATGTTGATCCCGATGATCTAACCCCTCGCCAAGCATTAGAAGAACTCTACCGCTTGAAGAAGTTGCTTTAG